One segment of Carya illinoinensis cultivar Pawnee chromosome 1, C.illinoinensisPawnee_v1, whole genome shotgun sequence DNA contains the following:
- the LOC122316488 gene encoding UPF0481 protein At3g47200-like, protein MTSSDLSISIDGMLKGSTPSGPECCIFKLHPHLRDVNDKAYEPLLLAIGPYNHGKDGLKRMEEHKLQYLRQMTQRRKENSVDRYIKALRQLEGKARKCYAESISQTSDEFVKMMLLDGCFIIELFRKVKKLKEIRTQRDEHDPIFQLNWMRDGILRDLLLFENQLPFFVLTKLFEMTGSGEGKSELFQLAFDFLSVPTLIQGTIKVPGNDSIDETTADPVPPKDATTSSREEMVDKYKMAVQRLHNGELKHLLDLIHTGISFSVFDMDKNHAIVRQEAGGKFKKLSETVKHLSGYFKNRKVSEKEEIEDWTLMHSAIELHEAGVKFHKAEEGNIFGIKFNNGKLEVPPLTIDDNTETHLRNLIAYEQYSQEKADSHYATDYMCFLDDLMH, encoded by the coding sequence ATGACGTCTTCTGATCTCTCCATTAGTATTGATGGAATGCTCAAAGGCTCGACTCCAAGTGGCCCTGAGTGTTGTATATTCAAATTGCATCCCCATTTACGCGACGTAAATGACAAGGCTTATGAACCCTTGCTGCTTGCCATCGGTCCATACAACCACGGCAAGGATGGCCTTAAGCGTATGGAAGAGCATAAATTGCAGTATCTACGGCAAATGACtcaaaggagaaaagaaaacagTGTAGACAGATACATCAAGGCTTTGAGACAACTAGAAGGGAAAGCCCGCAAGTGCTATGCAGAAAGCATTAGCCAAACCAGTGATGAGTTCGTAAAAATGATGCTACTTGATGGTTGTTTCATCATTGAGCTATTCCGCAAGGTGAAGAAGTTGAAGGAGATCAGAACTCAAAGAGATGAACATGATCCAATCTTTCAACTGAATTGGATGCGTGATGGCATACTTCGTGACTTActgttatttgaaaatcaacttCCATTCTTCGTTCTTACTAAATTGTTTGAGATGACTGGATCGGGAGAAGGCAAATCCGAACTTTTTCAGCTTGCCTTTGATTTTCTCTCTGTGCCAACTCTAATCCAAGGGACTATCAAGGTTCCAGGTAATGATTCGATAGATGAAACTACGGCAGATCCAGTTCCTCCGAAAGATGCAACCACTTCTTCACGTGAAGAAATGGTAGATAAGTACAAAATGGCGGTACAGAGATTACATAACGGAGAATTAAAGCATCTACTTGATCTAATACATACAGGTATCAGCTTTTCCGTATTTGATATGGACAAAAATCATGCCATAGTACGCCAAGAGGCTGGAGGGAAATTCAAGAAGCTGTCAGAGACAGTTAAGCATCTATCTGGTTACTTCAAAAACAGAAAAGTTTCCGAGAAGGAAGAGATTGAAGATTGGACGTTAATGCATAGTGCCATTGAGCTTCATGAAGCTGGAGTTAAATTCCACAAGGCAGAGGAAGGTAACATATTTGGCATAAAGTTCAACAATGGGAAATTGGAGGTTCCGCCTTTGACAATAGATGATAATACAGAGACACATTTACGGAATCTAATTGCATACGAGCAATATAGTCAAGAAAAGGCCGATTCCCATTACGCCACCGACTATATGTGCTTCCTGGATGATCTCATGCATTAA